A stretch of Myceligenerans xiligouense DNA encodes these proteins:
- a CDS encoding MFS transporter, translated as MSGARGLPAGLVALALGGFGIGLTEFVILGLLPEVAADFAVTIPQAGHLVSGYALSVAVGGVLVTAGTAAMRPKRVLVWLMVFFIAGNFLSAIADTYAVMMAGRIVAALCHGAFFGIGSVLAASLVPPHRSAQAISIMFAGLTVANVLGVPLGTLLGQNLGWRSTFWTITVIGVVALAGLLRFIPDRAADERAPGQLRREVAAFASGQVWLSILVTVFGFGAMFGAFTYIAPLLTDVAGYPSDAVPWLLVVFGVGLFAGNLAGGKAADRFLDRTLLTLLGALVLVLGGFALVAGSPWAAAGALFLLGSVGFASVPGMQMRVLRFASSAPTLASGVNISAFNLGNAIGAWLGGLTIAAGFGYRSPLVVGAVLALVALVLMTSATLSDRRSRTDPAPLTTSLTGTTV; from the coding sequence GTCGCGCTCGCGCTGGGCGGTTTCGGCATCGGCCTGACCGAGTTCGTCATCCTGGGCCTGCTGCCGGAGGTCGCGGCGGACTTCGCGGTGACGATCCCGCAGGCAGGGCACCTGGTGTCCGGGTACGCGCTCAGCGTCGCGGTCGGTGGCGTCCTGGTCACGGCCGGAACCGCGGCGATGCGTCCCAAGCGGGTTCTGGTCTGGCTCATGGTGTTCTTCATCGCCGGGAACTTCCTGTCGGCGATCGCCGACACCTACGCGGTGATGATGGCCGGCCGGATCGTGGCGGCGCTCTGCCACGGGGCGTTCTTCGGGATCGGGTCGGTGCTCGCCGCGTCGCTCGTCCCCCCGCACCGCTCGGCGCAGGCCATCTCGATCATGTTCGCCGGCCTCACGGTGGCGAACGTGCTCGGTGTCCCGCTGGGCACGTTGCTGGGCCAGAACCTCGGCTGGCGGTCGACGTTCTGGACGATCACGGTGATCGGCGTCGTCGCGCTGGCAGGGCTCCTGCGGTTCATCCCCGACCGGGCCGCCGACGAACGGGCACCCGGCCAGCTGCGGCGCGAGGTCGCGGCCTTCGCCTCCGGCCAGGTCTGGCTGTCGATCCTGGTCACGGTGTTCGGGTTCGGCGCCATGTTCGGGGCGTTCACCTACATCGCACCGCTGCTGACCGACGTCGCAGGGTATCCGTCCGACGCCGTGCCGTGGCTGCTCGTCGTCTTCGGCGTCGGCCTGTTCGCCGGCAACCTCGCCGGCGGGAAGGCCGCGGACCGGTTCCTGGACCGCACCCTGCTGACCCTGCTCGGCGCGCTCGTCCTGGTACTGGGCGGGTTCGCCCTGGTGGCGGGCAGCCCGTGGGCGGCGGCGGGAGCCCTGTTCCTCCTCGGGTCCGTCGGCTTCGCCTCGGTACCCGGCATGCAGATGCGTGTCCTGCGCTTCGCCTCCTCCGCACCGACGCTCGCGTCCGGGGTGAACATCAGCGCCTTCAACCTGGGCAACGCCATCGGTGCCTGGCTCGGCGGCCTGACGATCGCCGCCGGGTTCGGGTACCGGTCGCCCCTCGTGGTGGGGGCGGTCCTCGCCCTCGTCGCCCTCGTGCTGATGACCTCGGCCACGCTCTCCGACCGCCGGTCGCGAACCGATCCGGCCCCTCTCACCACCTCTTTGACCGGCACCACTGTCTGA
- a CDS encoding FG-GAP repeat domain-containing protein — MTTPALRHRSAPTLDVAEPRFDQETVTDYLRDGYWLEACDIDGDGKLDLVGYGLKVGEIYWYQNPTWRKHLVVDKIKEPVGADFGDITGNGLPDLVVCYQLYGPGGTIHHADGEGGRIDWLENPGDPASTENWKRHYVGRATGMHRLRVGHFSRTDRVQIMGFPIVAVEDVHAVLPVMLFTQPDDPTQEWDAEVISRTDFRMIHGVARKPGLVAGSELDSVLMASDEGVTWLYYDESAGKFTWEHIGDGENGQFEQTGFKGSGDVDGGSVGGEPLAYVAAIEPFHGNTVAVYTRTSDDVEGPGWRRHLLDIYGDPNENGEGPGHTVMCRDFDGDGDDEFLIGLRGPEPWQGAYYYKAVDLEKGLFLKWKVSGESIARIVAGDFDNRGVDDYATISYSVQHYFVAPKAEITLHRNLTTPEGN; from the coding sequence ATGACGACCCCCGCACTGCGGCACCGCTCCGCACCGACCCTCGACGTCGCCGAACCACGTTTCGACCAGGAGACCGTCACGGACTACCTGCGCGACGGGTACTGGCTCGAGGCCTGCGACATCGACGGCGACGGCAAGCTCGACCTCGTCGGCTACGGCCTCAAGGTCGGCGAGATCTACTGGTACCAGAACCCGACCTGGCGCAAGCACCTGGTCGTCGACAAGATCAAGGAGCCGGTGGGCGCCGACTTCGGCGACATCACCGGCAACGGCCTGCCCGACCTCGTCGTCTGCTACCAGTTGTACGGCCCGGGCGGGACCATCCACCACGCCGACGGCGAGGGCGGCAGGATCGACTGGCTCGAGAACCCGGGCGACCCCGCCTCCACCGAGAACTGGAAGCGGCACTACGTGGGTCGCGCCACGGGGATGCACCGCCTGCGCGTCGGGCACTTCTCCCGCACCGACCGCGTCCAGATCATGGGCTTCCCGATCGTGGCGGTCGAGGACGTGCACGCCGTCCTCCCCGTCATGCTGTTCACCCAGCCCGACGACCCGACGCAGGAGTGGGACGCCGAGGTGATCTCCCGGACCGACTTCCGCATGATCCACGGTGTCGCCCGCAAGCCCGGCCTCGTCGCCGGCTCGGAGCTGGACTCGGTCCTCATGGCGTCCGACGAGGGTGTCACGTGGCTCTACTACGACGAGAGCGCCGGAAAGTTCACCTGGGAGCACATCGGCGACGGCGAGAACGGGCAGTTCGAGCAGACCGGGTTCAAGGGCTCGGGCGACGTCGACGGCGGCAGCGTCGGCGGTGAACCGCTCGCCTACGTCGCGGCGATCGAGCCGTTCCACGGCAACACCGTCGCCGTCTACACCCGCACGTCCGACGACGTCGAGGGTCCCGGCTGGCGCCGTCACCTGCTCGACATCTACGGCGACCCCAACGAGAACGGCGAAGGGCCCGGGCACACCGTGATGTGCCGCGACTTCGACGGCGACGGCGACGACGAGTTCCTCATCGGCCTGCGCGGTCCCGAGCCGTGGCAGGGCGCCTACTACTACAAGGCCGTCGACCTCGAGAAGGGCCTGTTCCTCAAGTGGAAGGTGTCGGGTGAGTCCATCGCCCGCATCGTCGCGGGCGACTTCGACAACCGGGGCGTCGACGACTACGCCACCATCTCCTACTCCGTGCAGCACTACTTCGTCGCGCCGAAGGCGGAGATCACCCTGCACCGGAACCTCACCACCCCGGAAGGAAACTGA
- a CDS encoding FAD-binding oxidoreductase yields the protein MTTQHTPTDPHAGDRSSTGRRTFLIGAAGTAAAGALVALDPASPAATAAPGGSTGLRTPAPRPSDPVVTPEDSRYLDLMTGNNARFVAEPEYVRLISSARDAEAAVRAAVRTGKKVSVRSGGHCFADFVCNPEVEVILDLSTMTNVYYDEGMRAFAVEPGARLLHVYEKLFKGWGVTIPGGICYGVGAGGHIAGGGYGLLSRSHGLVVDHLYAVEVVTVDARGRVRTRVATRDSRGALGDLWWAHTGGGGGNFGIVTKYWFRSPGAHGTDPAEQLVKAPSRVLVSALSFPWDEVDRPAFDRLMTNWNEWHERYRGPGTPESHLSSLFNLNHRAHGSLGMFTQIDADAPDAAGVLRRFIEKITDGVAVTAAPMATPSGELAAMPEFFDTQELSWMQATRTVATNNPTINSPTSRGMHKSAYFKKGFTPQQLDVMWEQLRRPDFTNPDTMMVVFSFGGQVNAVSPDATANVQRDSIFKICLQTFWQDESDDEFYLGWERETFEAMFARTGGVPVPDDAVDGCYINYPDTDMADPARNRSGVPWSTLYYKDNYPRLQRAKQEWDPRNFFTHSLGIELPETTSR from the coding sequence ATGACCACCCAGCACACCCCCACCGACCCGCACGCCGGTGACCGGTCCTCGACCGGCCGCCGTACGTTCCTGATCGGCGCCGCGGGAACCGCCGCCGCCGGAGCGCTCGTCGCCCTCGACCCCGCCTCGCCGGCCGCCACCGCCGCCCCGGGCGGCTCCACCGGCCTCCGGACACCGGCCCCCCGGCCCTCCGACCCCGTCGTCACCCCCGAGGACTCCCGCTACCTCGACCTGATGACGGGCAACAACGCACGGTTCGTGGCCGAGCCCGAGTATGTGCGGCTGATCAGCAGCGCCCGGGACGCCGAGGCCGCGGTCCGCGCCGCGGTGCGCACGGGAAAGAAGGTGTCGGTCCGCAGCGGCGGCCACTGCTTCGCCGACTTCGTCTGCAACCCGGAGGTCGAGGTCATCCTCGACCTGTCGACCATGACGAACGTCTACTACGACGAGGGCATGCGCGCCTTCGCCGTCGAGCCCGGCGCACGCCTCCTGCACGTGTACGAGAAGCTGTTCAAGGGCTGGGGCGTCACCATCCCCGGCGGCATCTGCTACGGCGTCGGCGCCGGCGGCCACATCGCGGGCGGCGGCTACGGACTGCTGTCGCGGTCGCACGGCCTGGTCGTCGACCACCTGTACGCCGTCGAGGTCGTCACGGTGGACGCCCGGGGCCGGGTGCGCACCCGCGTGGCGACCCGCGACTCGCGCGGGGCGCTGGGCGACCTCTGGTGGGCACACACCGGCGGTGGCGGCGGCAACTTCGGGATCGTCACCAAGTACTGGTTCCGGTCACCGGGCGCCCACGGCACGGACCCCGCCGAACAGCTCGTCAAGGCCCCGTCGCGGGTACTCGTCAGCGCGCTGAGCTTCCCGTGGGACGAGGTGGACCGGCCCGCGTTCGACCGGCTCATGACGAACTGGAACGAGTGGCACGAACGGTACCGCGGACCGGGAACACCGGAGTCGCACCTGTCGAGCCTGTTCAACCTCAACCACCGGGCGCACGGCAGCCTGGGGATGTTCACCCAGATCGACGCCGACGCGCCCGACGCCGCCGGCGTGCTGCGGCGGTTCATCGAGAAGATCACCGACGGGGTCGCCGTCACCGCCGCGCCGATGGCGACGCCCTCGGGCGAGCTCGCCGCGATGCCGGAGTTCTTCGACACCCAGGAGCTGTCGTGGATGCAGGCGACCCGGACGGTCGCCACCAACAACCCCACGATCAACAGCCCCACCAGCCGCGGGATGCACAAGTCCGCCTACTTCAAGAAGGGCTTCACCCCACAGCAGCTGGACGTGATGTGGGAGCAGCTGCGCCGCCCCGACTTCACCAACCCGGACACCATGATGGTCGTCTTCTCGTTCGGCGGACAGGTGAACGCCGTGAGCCCGGACGCGACCGCCAACGTGCAGCGCGACTCGATCTTCAAGATCTGCCTCCAGACCTTCTGGCAGGACGAGTCGGACGACGAGTTCTACCTCGGATGGGAGCGTGAGACGTTCGAGGCGATGTTCGCCCGCACCGGCGGTGTCCCCGTGCCCGACGACGCCGTCGACGGCTGCTACATCAACTACCCGGACACCGACATGGCCGACCCGGCACGCAACCGCTCCGGGGTGCCGTGGTCGACGCTGTACTACAAGGACAACTACCCGCGGCTGCAGCGAGCCAAGCAGGAGTGGGACCCGAGGAACTTCTTCACGCACAGCCTCGGCATCGAGCTCCCGGAGACGACGTCGCGATGA